A part of Nitrospirota bacterium genomic DNA contains:
- a CDS encoding SPOR domain-containing protein: MADETILVVDADHETDQKITSTLEAEGYLVFSGVSHVVTDEMAGKLNPSLIYIKPLSANAAGFQPCRTIHGIAKLQHVPIVLLAALKGKVEPQYTEYYGIVDFLRPNFTGEELIAKTSSVLASARPQAEPESDRGAFMPNEEVSAFDEPLAVEKPMVMDEPSAADEGLLVRNEPPAADEPLSMNKPPAEQETPLKKTPEAARAVEEEFPWEDDEPKPAPVRQPLPSRTYRRGRAQKPSLLPWLIGLLILAVLGGGGFFAYQYFMPTQKPAAREVKKAVTPAAPEQKEAASAPSAPPAVAPEPAAPVTAPPAPAKAPEPAPAPAAPAASQPVPASKKPMYAVQAGAFKTEEIAAALVKKLKAKGYEASAQKGVTKDKSPIIRVLIGNFSDRKAAIKLAGEIQTKEQIKTTIFTE; the protein is encoded by the coding sequence ATGGCAGACGAAACTATTCTTGTCGTTGACGCAGACCATGAGACAGACCAGAAGATCACTTCCACGCTCGAGGCTGAGGGGTATCTGGTATTTTCGGGTGTCAGTCATGTTGTGACCGATGAAATGGCCGGTAAACTCAACCCCTCTCTCATCTACATAAAACCGCTTTCCGCAAATGCTGCGGGCTTTCAGCCGTGCCGGACGATCCACGGCATCGCAAAACTTCAGCATGTCCCGATTGTGCTGCTGGCCGCACTGAAAGGCAAGGTTGAACCGCAGTATACCGAGTATTACGGCATTGTCGATTTCCTCAGACCTAATTTTACCGGCGAGGAATTGATCGCAAAGACCAGCTCTGTGCTCGCCTCTGCCAGGCCACAGGCCGAACCGGAATCGGACAGGGGAGCATTCATGCCGAATGAAGAGGTGTCTGCATTCGATGAGCCGCTTGCTGTTGAGAAGCCTATGGTCATGGATGAGCCTTCTGCTGCAGATGAGGGACTTCTGGTCCGGAATGAGCCGCCCGCTGCCGATGAACCACTCTCCATGAATAAGCCTCCTGCAGAGCAGGAAACACCTCTCAAAAAAACACCGGAGGCCGCGCGTGCCGTGGAGGAGGAATTCCCCTGGGAAGATGACGAACCAAAACCCGCGCCGGTAAGACAGCCCCTGCCAAGCCGGACTTACCGGCGGGGCAGAGCACAGAAGCCTTCCCTGCTTCCCTGGCTGATCGGCCTGCTGATCCTCGCAGTATTGGGCGGCGGCGGTTTTTTTGCATATCAATATTTCATGCCGACGCAGAAACCGGCTGCGCGTGAGGTTAAGAAAGCTGTCACGCCTGCTGCGCCCGAGCAGAAAGAAGCTGCCAGTGCTCCCTCAGCTCCTCCTGCTGTTGCTCCGGAGCCTGCTGCACCTGTTACCGCGCCCCCTGCGCCAGCCAAGGCCCCTGAACCGGCACCGGCTCCCGCTGCACCTGCAGCCAGCCAGCCTGTCCCGGCATCGAAAAAGCCGATGTATGCAGTGCAGGCCGGCGCCTTCAAGACCGAAGAGATCGCTGCCGCACTGGTCAAAAAGCTGAAGGCAAAAGGGTACGAGGCCTCTGCACAGAAAGGCGTTACCAAGGACAAGTCTCCGATCATCAGGGTCCTCATCGGCAATTTTTCGGACAGGAAGGCCGCAATAAAGCTGGCAGGTGAGATCCAGACAAAAGAACAGATCAAGACCACGATCTTCACCGAGTGA